The Porphyrobacter sp. HT-58-2 genome segment GATCCGCGCCATCAGCGCTAGCACTTGCAAGCGGCGCTCGAACTGCGCCTGGGTCGCGCCTGCGGGCCCGTGGCCGGCCGCCTCGAGCATCGCGGCGACCTTGGGATCGCCCTCCACCCCGCCCAGCACCCCGTGCGAGACTTCGAGCAGGATGTGTGTATCGGTCCGCGCGATGCGGTCGCGGATGTCGGGGGTGAGGATGCCGGTGTAGGAGGATGCCAGCGCCGGGCGGAACACCTCGGGATTGCAGGGGCGTTCGATGTACTCTAAAGTCACCATCAGGTCTTCGGCAGCATCATACAGGCGGTAGAACAGCCCTGGATTGCTCTCGGGCATGTTGAAGCTGATGGGGGAGCGCATCCCCTCGACCCGGGTATAGGCACGCATGATCGCTTCGAGATCCGGCACGCGGCGGTCGAACAGAAGGGCGGCTTGCAGGCGGTTGGGGTAGAGCATCGCGCGTATCGGACCTTACGCAAGGAACGTCCATGTTCTTATCGCCTTGCGGTTAATACCGGGTTGATCTTGCTAGCCTCGTCCCGCGTCCCGCATTCGGCGAGCAGGCCGTCTATGGCCTTGGCCACGCCGAAAAACCCGGCCTTGGCATGCGGCCAGGTGGTGCGGTCGAGATCGCCGAGCAGGGTGACAACCCGCCCCTCGCCAACCAGCGGGGCCAGTTCGGGCCACAGCGCGTCGCGGGTCCAGCCGGTGGGGAGGTAGGGCACAGCGAGCCGCGTGATCCCCGCCTCAGCCAGCAGCGGGGCGAGCGGCGCGCCCTCGGCCCACACCGCCGCTGGGCACCCGAACGCCGCCGCGGCCTCGGCGTGGCCGCTGGCGAGGGCGTCCTCGGCAAAGCCTCGGGCGTGGAAGCCGAGCGTTCCGGGCGAGCGTGCCCCTGAGCGACCTGCGGCAATCACTAGCGCCGGGGCGGTGGGCAGGGCCAGCGGCGCGTGATGCGCCGCCTCGTCATGGAGCACCAGCGCGAAGGGTTTGGCCAGATCGGCATCGCGCACGGGCGCGGGCAGGTCGAGCTTCTGACGGCCATAGTCCTGCTGCTCGGTGAGCGGTTCAGCCTCATCCCCCGCGAGCCGCGCAGCGGCGAGCGCCCCCTCAGGGCGACCGGCAGTGTAGCGCGCGATATTGTCGGCGCGGGCAATGTAATGCTTGCCCTTGGTGTGCAGCCCCGCGACCCAGCGCCACGACAGCGTGTTCGAGGCGGCATCGGCGTCCATCAGGTGCCGAAGGAAGAAGTCCGCCCCCAGCCGCCAGTCAAGTTTCAGGGTGAAGATCCAGATGCTCGCAAACCACATGCGCGCATGATTATGGAGGTAGCCGGTTTCGGTCAGTTCGTGCACCCAGACGTCAAAGGCTTCGATCCCGGTGCGGCCTTCGGTCGCCTTGGTATAGGCGGCCCGCAGCCCTGAATTGGCGTCGAGCGCTGCAAGCGCATTGTCTCTGCCGGTGCAGAAATCGTCCCAGATCGCCGGACGCTGTTCGAGATAGCCCTTGAAGTAGATCCGCCAGAACACTTCGGCGATGAACTTCTCGGCGCCCCGCGGGGAATGCTGTGACAGCACCGCATCCAGCACTTCCGTCTCGCTGATCAGGCCAGCATGGAGCCACGGCGAAAGCTGGCTGACATTGTTGCGCCCGTGGCCATCGCCGGGGCCATTATCGGCATTGCGGGTGTCGGCATAACGGCGGCCGGCAGCGGGGAGAAACTGGGCAAGGCGATCAAGGCCGCGGGCACGGGTAGGGGTAAAGTCCATGGCCGGGCAACCCCTTGGCGTGGGTCTGGTTCCGCCCTATCCTCAGATCTCAAGGAGACACGCCCATGACCCGTCGCCCCACCATGATACTCGCCGTGCTGCTGGCCGCTGCCGCCTGCACTCCCGCCCAGACCGACGGGATCGACCCCAAGGGCGAAACCTTCGATGCGGTGTTTGAGGATGATGTCATCACGCTCACCGGTACCGAGCCTTTCTGGGGCCTCAAGATTGAGAACGGCGAGGGGTTGTGGACCACGCCTGAAAACCAGCCGGGTACGCGCTTTGCGCTGACCCGCTTTGCCGGGAACAACGGGCTCGGCTATTCCGGCACACTCGAAGGCGAACCATTTACCGCCACTCTGACCCCGGGCGAGTGCAGCGACGGAATGAGCGATCGCAGTTTTCCCTTCGTCGCTACTATCGCTTTGGGCGGGGAGACTTTGAAGGGATGCG includes the following:
- a CDS encoding FAD-binding domain-containing protein, which encodes MDFTPTRARGLDRLAQFLPAAGRRYADTRNADNGPGDGHGRNNVSQLSPWLHAGLISETEVLDAVLSQHSPRGAEKFIAEVFWRIYFKGYLEQRPAIWDDFCTGRDNALAALDANSGLRAAYTKATEGRTGIEAFDVWVHELTETGYLHNHARMWFASIWIFTLKLDWRLGADFFLRHLMDADAASNTLSWRWVAGLHTKGKHYIARADNIARYTAGRPEGALAAARLAGDEAEPLTEQQDYGRQKLDLPAPVRDADLAKPFALVLHDEAAHHAPLALPTAPALVIAAGRSGARSPGTLGFHARGFAEDALASGHAEAAAAFGCPAAVWAEGAPLAPLLAEAGITRLAVPYLPTGWTRDALWPELAPLVGEGRVVTLLGDLDRTTWPHAKAGFFGVAKAIDGLLAECGTRDEASKINPVLTARR
- a CDS encoding COG3650 family protein, with product MTRRPTMILAVLLAAAACTPAQTDGIDPKGETFDAVFEDDVITLTGTEPFWGLKIENGEGLWTTPENQPGTRFALTRFAGNNGLGYSGTLEGEPFTATLTPGECSDGMSDRSFPFVATIALGGETLKGCGYTESQPFTGDPAP